A genomic stretch from Halorhodospira halophila SL1 includes:
- the gspD gene encoding type II secretion system secretin GspD encodes MHGQCFPDSRTERGTQSARPLLPRILFIAALLAPMLVVADDDAWAERGDGITLNFEDADIKSVIALVSERTGRNFVVDPRVRGELTVISSQPVDDDQLYQVFLSALQIHGFAAIPADGAIRIVPKNIAKRDQTPVPEPGTAESGHNFVTQVIPIEHVEASELIPLLRPLISDEAELAAYSETNTLIVSETAGNIGRLKRLIDRVDQDTTGVTEVVPLEHGSASEIVEMVEAIEPEKRAGRRLLLAADDRSNSVLVGGDPARRPSVMELIQRLDAELEDEEGAAVIYLRYSDAESIVPILEGMAEGMARGPEGETGVSIHDHEATNALIINGPPDLVAKLRGVVNRLDVRRAQVLVEAIIAEVSAERSQELGIQWGALGDQGVGLVNFDAAGGGSVTNIGRAAAGGTDALGNLSLGSGLTAGAATRGGELGVLLRALSSESDSNILSTPSVMTMDNEEAEIVVGQNVPFVTGREVGDTRDFQSIQREDVGVQLRIRPQINEGDSLKLDIEKEVSDVQERGEAEDIVTSMRSITTSAMVDDGEIMVLGGLMDEQAESQTDRVPGLGSIPGLGWLFRYESSAAQKQNLMVFLRPRIIENRDDARELTSPKYNLIRNRQLASRARGMRFLDDEDIPVLSQRRAFMELPPEFGDRAGAPRQSGNLDAPPRRPDLF; translated from the coding sequence ATGCACGGTCAATGTTTCCCTGATTCGCGGACGGAACGGGGTACTCAGTCAGCCCGCCCCCTCCTGCCCCGCATCCTGTTCATCGCGGCACTGCTCGCGCCGATGCTCGTTGTCGCCGACGATGACGCCTGGGCGGAGCGCGGCGACGGCATTACGTTGAACTTTGAGGATGCGGATATCAAGTCGGTGATTGCGCTCGTCTCCGAGCGCACCGGGCGGAACTTTGTGGTTGACCCCCGGGTCCGCGGCGAACTCACCGTCATCTCCAGCCAGCCGGTGGACGACGACCAGCTCTACCAGGTCTTCCTCTCCGCCCTACAGATCCACGGCTTCGCCGCCATCCCCGCGGACGGGGCCATCCGCATCGTGCCCAAGAACATCGCCAAGCGCGACCAGACCCCCGTCCCCGAGCCCGGCACTGCGGAGAGCGGCCACAACTTCGTCACCCAGGTCATTCCCATTGAGCACGTCGAGGCCTCGGAGCTCATTCCCCTTCTGCGACCGCTGATCTCGGACGAGGCCGAACTAGCCGCCTACTCGGAGACCAACACGCTGATCGTCTCTGAGACCGCTGGCAACATCGGGCGGCTCAAGCGCTTGATCGACCGCGTCGACCAGGACACCACCGGCGTCACGGAGGTGGTCCCCCTTGAACACGGCTCGGCGAGCGAGATCGTCGAGATGGTCGAGGCCATCGAGCCGGAGAAGCGCGCCGGCCGCCGCCTACTGCTTGCCGCCGACGACCGAAGCAACAGCGTTCTGGTCGGCGGCGACCCGGCCCGGCGACCCAGCGTCATGGAGCTGATCCAGCGCCTCGACGCCGAGCTCGAGGACGAGGAAGGCGCTGCAGTGATCTACCTGCGCTATAGCGATGCCGAGAGCATCGTCCCCATCCTGGAGGGCATGGCCGAGGGGATGGCGCGCGGCCCGGAGGGTGAGACCGGCGTCAGCATCCACGACCACGAGGCGACCAACGCCCTGATCATCAATGGCCCGCCCGATCTGGTCGCCAAGCTGCGCGGGGTAGTGAACCGGCTCGACGTGCGTCGAGCACAGGTCCTGGTGGAGGCGATCATCGCCGAGGTCTCCGCCGAGCGCAGCCAGGAGCTGGGCATTCAGTGGGGCGCCCTCGGCGATCAGGGGGTGGGCTTGGTCAATTTCGACGCGGCCGGAGGCGGATCTGTGACCAACATCGGGCGCGCAGCGGCGGGAGGCACCGATGCGCTGGGTAACCTGTCCCTCGGATCCGGCCTCACCGCCGGCGCCGCCACCCGCGGCGGCGAGCTGGGTGTGCTGCTACGGGCGCTCTCCAGCGAATCGGACAGCAACATCCTCTCGACCCCCTCGGTGATGACCATGGACAACGAGGAGGCGGAGATCGTCGTCGGTCAAAACGTCCCCTTCGTCACCGGGCGCGAGGTCGGCGACACCCGAGACTTCCAGTCGATCCAGCGCGAGGACGTCGGCGTGCAGCTGCGCATCCGCCCCCAGATCAACGAGGGCGACAGCCTCAAGCTGGACATCGAGAAGGAGGTCTCCGACGTCCAGGAGCGGGGCGAGGCGGAGGATATCGTCACCAGCATGCGCTCGATCACCACCAGCGCCATGGTCGACGACGGCGAGATCATGGTCCTTGGCGGCCTCATGGACGAGCAGGCCGAGAGCCAGACGGACCGGGTCCCGGGCCTGGGCAGCATCCCGGGCCTCGGTTGGCTCTTCCGCTACGAGAGCAGCGCGGCACAGAAGCAGAACCTGATGGTCTTCCTGCGCCCGCGGATCATCGAGAACCGCGACGATGCCCGGGAGCTGACCAGCCCCAAGTACAACCTGATCCGCAATCGTCAGCTCGCCTCCCGGGCCCGCGGCATGCGCTTCCTCGACGACGAAGACATCCCCGTTCTGTCGCAGCGGCGGGCGTTCATGGAGCTGCCGCCGGAGTTCGGGGATCGCGCCGGGGCGCCGCGACAAAGCGGCAACCTCGACGCCCCCCCGCGCCGGCCGGACCTGTTCTAG
- a CDS encoding type II secretion system protein N, which produces MATEQTQIWIERLRALATPERGAPWVRRAGTVLLALAVVLIAATAAEVTWRVVAPPPDSTESTATAQGPAPRPGDEDTDDAPEGLRSVADHHLFGRPPDDRDARPEIPTDAPETRLNLALKGVLAIGGEGQGAAIIEEEGEHRVYFAGAKLASNAVVERVERDRVILSRDGDFEMLSLEREVLEVEEAALEVDDDDFPGVAVHGQPGEADTGLGVEDTDALSEAEGVDDDAAESDTGAKDDSPADPADTAGQIAREELESLEQQFREDPGQITRMVQVRPVMGDGAIRGFRLSAMDDRGAELMDQLGLRNEDVITEVEGVSVADQQGLQSLVEEMREASRVRVRLERNGSEQEMTLRIE; this is translated from the coding sequence ATGGCAACGGAACAGACGCAGATCTGGATTGAGCGCCTCCGGGCGCTTGCCACCCCGGAGCGGGGCGCCCCCTGGGTGCGCCGGGCGGGGACGGTGCTGCTCGCCCTGGCCGTGGTGCTGATCGCCGCCACCGCCGCGGAGGTTACCTGGCGGGTCGTCGCCCCACCCCCGGACTCGACGGAGAGCACCGCCACGGCGCAAGGCCCCGCCCCCCGCCCGGGCGACGAAGATACCGATGACGCACCGGAGGGCTTGCGCAGCGTGGCCGACCACCACCTCTTCGGCCGCCCGCCGGACGACCGCGATGCAAGACCGGAGATCCCCACGGACGCCCCCGAGACGCGCCTCAACCTGGCCCTCAAGGGCGTCCTGGCCATCGGCGGCGAGGGCCAGGGGGCCGCCATCATCGAGGAGGAGGGCGAGCACCGCGTCTACTTCGCCGGGGCCAAACTCGCCAGCAACGCCGTGGTCGAGCGAGTGGAGCGGGACCGGGTCATCCTCTCCCGGGACGGGGACTTCGAGATGCTCTCCCTGGAGCGGGAGGTCCTCGAGGTGGAAGAGGCCGCGCTGGAGGTGGACGACGACGACTTCCCCGGAGTCGCCGTCCACGGACAACCCGGGGAGGCGGATACCGGCCTGGGCGTCGAGGACACCGATGCGCTGAGCGAGGCGGAGGGGGTCGATGACGACGCCGCAGAGTCCGACACCGGGGCCAAAGACGACTCGCCCGCCGATCCGGCTGATACCGCCGGGCAGATCGCCCGCGAGGAACTCGAGTCCCTGGAACAGCAGTTTCGCGAAGATCCCGGCCAGATCACCCGCATGGTGCAGGTACGGCCGGTGATGGGCGACGGCGCCATCCGGGGTTTCCGGCTCAGCGCCATGGATGACCGGGGGGCGGAACTGATGGATCAGCTCGGGCTGCGCAACGAGGACGTGATCACCGAGGTGGAGGGCGTCTCGGTAGCTGATCAGCAGGGGCTGCAGTCCCTGGTCGAGGAGATGCGCGAGGCCTCGCGGGTACGGGTGCGCCTGGAGCGCAACGGCAGCGAGCAAGAGATGACCCTGAGGATCGAGTAA
- the gspI gene encoding type II secretion system minor pseudopilin GspI encodes MTRPSRGFTLMEVLVAVAILATALAAAIRVGSQAAGNTVELRERAYAGWVAENELARIQSGMQPLDGATVRNGSAEMAGMEWDWELTAEEADPPVPVDLELAGLLELQVAVYRSGETERPVATRSLWYRSPRAELEDDEANDD; translated from the coding sequence ATGACCCGGCCCAGCCGTGGCTTTACCCTGATGGAGGTCCTGGTGGCCGTGGCCATCCTGGCCACCGCCCTGGCCGCCGCCATCCGCGTCGGCAGCCAGGCCGCGGGGAACACCGTGGAGCTGCGCGAGCGCGCCTACGCCGGATGGGTGGCTGAGAATGAGCTGGCCCGCATCCAGTCCGGCATGCAGCCGCTGGACGGCGCCACGGTGCGCAACGGCAGCGCCGAGATGGCCGGCATGGAGTGGGACTGGGAGCTCACCGCCGAGGAAGCCGACCCGCCGGTGCCGGTGGACCTGGAACTGGCCGGACTGCTGGAGCTGCAGGTGGCGGTCTACCGCAGCGGCGAGACGGAGCGGCCGGTGGCCACGCGATCGCTGTGGTACCGGAGCCCGCGGGCCGAACTCGAGGACGACGAGGCGAACGATGACTGA
- a CDS encoding high-potential iron-sulfur protein, which translates to MTESIDHNRRRLLQASTLMAAAIPLSALVHHRTATAAPQADDGHAHDYVGDAADAEDHARYQAGQQCQDCRFWEGEVEGGYGECSHPDFADVLVSADGWCDVFAPA; encoded by the coding sequence ATGACGGAATCCATCGACCACAACCGCCGCCGGCTGCTGCAGGCCTCGACGCTGATGGCCGCCGCCATCCCGCTGAGTGCCCTGGTGCATCACCGCACGGCCACGGCCGCGCCGCAGGCCGACGACGGCCACGCCCACGACTACGTCGGCGATGCCGCGGATGCCGAGGACCACGCCCGCTACCAGGCCGGACAGCAGTGCCAGGACTGCAGGTTCTGGGAGGGCGAGGTGGAGGGCGGCTACGGCGAGTGTTCCCACCCGGACTTCGCCGACGTCCTGGTCAGCGCGGACGGTTGGTGCGACGTCTTCGCGCCGGCTTGA
- the gspE gene encoding type II secretion system ATPase GspE: protein MDEIPFAFARRHGLVPLEIGDGQVRVAYRTGVQPSAIAELRRRLGQPLALERVDTERFEALLREVYERSSGEAAQAMEGIGDDMDLQSVASELAEPQDLMETEDDAPVIRLINALLTEAIKEDASDIHIETFESRLVVRFRVDGVLREVLEPPPALAPLLISRVKVMARLDIAEKRLPQDGRISLRIAGRPVDVRVSTLPVGQGERVVLRLLDKQAGRLNLTHLGMDERNLASLQRVIHAPHGILLVTGPTGSGKTTTLYAALAAINDRQRNIMTVEDPIEYYIDGVNQTQINPKVDMTFARGLRAILRQDPDVVMVGEIRDVETMEIAIQASLTGHLVLSTLHTNTSIGAVTRLRDMGIEPFLLASSLIGVMAQRLVRLLCPECKTPYQPTPSDLERLGIDARGELPTLYQAVGCEACNHLGYRGRTGIYDVVELDPTLRQMIHDGAGEQDMERYARRSNPSMAADGARRILNGETTVEEVLRVTQEG, encoded by the coding sequence ATGGACGAGATCCCCTTCGCCTTCGCCCGCCGCCACGGCCTGGTACCGCTGGAGATCGGCGACGGCCAGGTCCGCGTCGCCTACCGCACCGGGGTGCAGCCGAGCGCTATCGCCGAACTGCGCCGGCGCCTGGGCCAGCCCCTGGCCCTGGAGCGGGTCGATACCGAGCGCTTCGAGGCACTGCTGCGCGAAGTCTACGAACGCTCCTCCGGCGAGGCGGCACAGGCCATGGAGGGGATCGGCGACGACATGGACCTGCAGAGCGTGGCCAGCGAACTGGCCGAGCCGCAGGACCTCATGGAGACCGAGGACGACGCCCCGGTCATCCGCCTGATCAACGCCCTGCTCACCGAGGCGATCAAGGAGGACGCCTCGGACATCCACATCGAGACCTTCGAGTCCCGCCTGGTGGTCCGCTTTCGGGTCGACGGCGTGCTGCGCGAGGTCCTCGAGCCGCCGCCGGCCCTGGCGCCGCTGCTGATCTCCCGGGTGAAGGTGATGGCGCGACTGGACATCGCCGAGAAGCGCCTCCCCCAGGACGGGCGCATCTCCCTGCGCATCGCCGGGCGCCCGGTGGACGTGCGCGTCTCCACCCTGCCCGTCGGTCAGGGCGAGCGAGTGGTGCTGCGCCTGCTCGACAAGCAGGCCGGGCGGCTCAATCTCACTCATCTGGGCATGGACGAGCGCAACCTGGCCAGCCTCCAGCGGGTCATCCACGCGCCCCACGGCATCCTGCTGGTCACCGGGCCCACCGGCTCGGGCAAGACCACGACCCTCTACGCCGCTCTGGCCGCCATCAACGACCGCCAGCGCAACATCATGACCGTGGAGGACCCCATCGAGTACTACATCGACGGGGTCAACCAGACGCAGATCAACCCGAAGGTGGACATGACCTTCGCCCGCGGCCTGCGCGCCATCCTGCGCCAGGACCCGGACGTGGTGATGGTCGGCGAGATCCGCGACGTGGAGACCATGGAGATCGCCATCCAGGCCTCGCTGACCGGCCACCTGGTGCTCTCCACTCTGCACACCAACACCTCCATCGGCGCCGTCACCCGGCTGCGGGATATGGGCATCGAGCCCTTCCTGCTCGCCTCCAGCCTCATCGGCGTCATGGCCCAGCGCCTGGTGCGCCTGCTCTGCCCCGAGTGCAAAACCCCGTACCAGCCGACGCCCTCCGATCTGGAGCGGCTCGGCATCGACGCCCGGGGGGAACTGCCGACGCTCTACCAGGCCGTGGGCTGCGAGGCGTGCAACCACCTGGGCTACCGCGGCCGGACCGGGATCTACGACGTGGTGGAGCTCGACCCCACGCTCCGGCAGATGATCCACGACGGCGCCGGTGAGCAGGATATGGAGCGCTACGCCCGGCGCAGCAACCCCTCCATGGCCGCCGATGGCGCACGGCGCATCCTCAACGGCGAGACCACGGTGGAAGAGGTCTTGCGGGTGACGCAGGAGGGGTAA
- the gspG gene encoding type II secretion system major pseudopilin GspG, with protein sequence MTTVQPRRSRGFTLIEIMVVVVILGILAGIVVPRIMDRPDSARVEAAKQDIRAIESALNLYRLDNNRYPSTDQGLEALVEEPSGDPEPQNWQGYLDSVPTDPWGNEYQYMNPGEHGDIDIYSLGADGSPGGEGVDAEIGNWDVD encoded by the coding sequence ATGACAACCGTTCAACCGAGACGATCGCGCGGCTTTACCCTCATCGAGATCATGGTGGTGGTGGTGATCCTCGGCATCCTCGCCGGAATCGTCGTCCCCCGGATCATGGACCGTCCGGATAGCGCCCGGGTGGAAGCCGCCAAGCAGGACATCCGGGCCATCGAGTCGGCCCTGAACCTCTATCGCCTGGACAACAACCGTTACCCGAGCACCGATCAGGGGCTCGAGGCCCTGGTGGAGGAACCCAGCGGCGACCCGGAGCCGCAGAACTGGCAGGGCTACCTGGACAGCGTCCCCACCGACCCGTGGGGGAACGAGTACCAATACATGAACCCGGGCGAGCACGGCGACATCGATATCTACAGCCTCGGTGCCGACGGCAGCCCCGGGGGCGAGGGCGTGGATGCCGAGATCGGCAACTGGGACGTGGACTGA
- the gspF gene encoding type II secretion system inner membrane protein GspF yields MPAFEYQALDPNGRTRSGVLEGDSARQIRTQLREQALTPLSVHEVAEREQRSAASTGSGTRLLPRRGVRAGDLALVTRQMATLVRSGLPLEEVLRTVSRQTERKRLKSVLLAVRTRVTEGHSLAQALGDFPHIFPDIYRTSVAAGEQSGHLEVVLERLAEYAEKRQQMRQKVQLALFYPILLTVMAILVTVALLGYVVPEVIQVFDNIGQDLPALTIGLIAVSEAVQDYGPYTGIGLGLAFLAGTQFLRRPGPRRRWDRLLLRLPLIGRLVRGTNTARFARTLAIVSASGVPILEGLRISSQVVGNVAMREAIDQAAREVREGGSLARSLERSGYFPPMTVHLIASGESSGDLNQMLGRAAESQEQEMETTTGVLVGLFEPALILVMGGVVLTIVLAILLPIFEINQLVQ; encoded by the coding sequence ATGCCAGCGTTCGAGTATCAGGCCCTCGACCCCAACGGACGCACCCGCTCCGGTGTGCTGGAAGGCGACAGCGCCCGGCAGATCCGGACGCAGCTGCGCGAGCAGGCCCTCACCCCGCTGAGCGTCCACGAGGTCGCCGAGCGGGAACAGCGCAGCGCGGCCTCCACCGGGAGCGGCACACGCCTGCTGCCACGCCGCGGGGTTCGCGCCGGCGACCTGGCGCTGGTCACCCGGCAGATGGCGACCCTGGTCCGCTCCGGGCTGCCGCTGGAGGAGGTGCTTCGCACCGTCTCCCGACAGACCGAACGCAAGCGGCTCAAGAGCGTACTGCTGGCCGTGCGCACCCGGGTCACCGAGGGCCACAGCCTGGCCCAGGCCCTCGGCGACTTCCCGCACATCTTTCCGGACATCTACCGAACCTCCGTAGCCGCCGGCGAGCAGTCGGGCCACCTGGAAGTCGTCCTTGAGCGCCTTGCGGAGTACGCTGAGAAACGCCAGCAGATGCGCCAGAAGGTGCAGCTGGCCCTCTTCTACCCGATTCTGCTGACGGTGATGGCGATCCTCGTCACCGTCGCCCTGCTCGGCTACGTGGTCCCGGAGGTCATCCAGGTCTTTGACAACATCGGCCAGGATCTTCCGGCGCTGACCATTGGTCTCATTGCCGTGAGCGAGGCGGTTCAGGACTACGGCCCCTACACCGGGATCGGCTTGGGACTGGCCTTCCTGGCCGGGACACAGTTCCTGCGCCGCCCCGGACCACGCCGCCGGTGGGATCGACTGCTCCTGCGCCTGCCGCTGATCGGGCGCCTGGTGCGCGGCACCAACACCGCCCGCTTCGCGCGGACACTGGCGATCGTCTCCGCCTCCGGGGTGCCGATCCTGGAGGGGCTGCGGATCTCCAGCCAGGTGGTGGGCAACGTGGCCATGCGCGAGGCCATCGACCAGGCGGCCCGGGAGGTGCGCGAGGGCGGTTCCCTGGCCCGCTCGCTGGAGCGCAGCGGCTATTTCCCGCCGATGACGGTACACTTGATCGCCAGCGGGGAGTCGAGCGGCGACCTCAACCAGATGCTCGGCCGGGCAGCCGAGAGCCAGGAGCAGGAGATGGAGACCACCACCGGTGTGCTCGTTGGCCTCTTTGAGCCGGCGCTGATCCTGGTCATGGGCGGCGTCGTGCTGACCATCGTCCTCGCCATCCTCCTGCCGATCTTCGAGATCAACCAGCTTGTTCAGTAG
- the gspH gene encoding type II secretion system minor pseudopilin GspH produces the protein MPRSATGTWTDRRRAGFTLVELLAVIAIMAALTGLVVISVGDGGRDREVHQHAQRLAALIELAREEVLLGAGEVGVAFTRHRYHFQRQQLVDDDTVEWRDIPDADTLRPRSLLDDDLELALRVAGRGAPLELDPEHPDPQVFIEGSGEITPFELFLIDSDDRERAVRLTGEMDGSLAIDRPGPRELP, from the coding sequence ATGCCGAGATCGGCAACTGGGACGTGGACTGACCGACGCCGCGCCGGCTTCACGCTCGTCGAGCTCCTGGCGGTCATCGCCATCATGGCGGCGCTCACCGGGCTGGTGGTGATCTCGGTGGGCGACGGCGGGCGGGACCGGGAGGTCCACCAGCACGCGCAGCGCCTCGCCGCCCTGATCGAGCTGGCCCGCGAGGAGGTCCTGCTCGGCGCGGGCGAGGTGGGCGTGGCCTTCACCCGGCACCGCTACCACTTCCAGCGCCAGCAGCTGGTGGATGACGACACGGTGGAGTGGCGCGACATCCCCGATGCCGATACCCTCCGGCCCCGCTCGCTACTCGACGACGACCTGGAGCTGGCCCTGCGGGTCGCAGGGCGCGGGGCGCCGCTGGAGCTGGATCCGGAGCACCCGGACCCTCAAGTCTTCATCGAGGGCAGTGGGGAGATCACCCCCTTTGAACTCTTCCTGATCGACTCGGACGATCGCGAGCGCGCCGTCCGCCTGACCGGCGAGATGGACGGCTCGCTGGCCATCGACCGGCCCGGCCCACGGGAGCTGCCATGA
- a CDS encoding outer membrane protein assembly factor BamD — MTAGLLLSGCAALGGGSAQEREQARSLYAEALEAVERGDLEAAQGMLDELQEAYPETRHARQALLEAAYVEYRLGQYPQAIERAEIFHRQAAQTEEQADDEDLRYALYLRAAAAHALWDATEGEAERDAAGARRAFGYYRDIVRDYPESERAEEAARRMNEIRSDVAEEELRRARRRLDDGAYAEAAERGAWIAEQYPGQQAAADALALQVDALERLGREREAEATRRMLEIKHPDHPALR; from the coding sequence TTGACAGCCGGTTTGCTGCTCAGCGGCTGTGCAGCCCTCGGCGGTGGGTCCGCTCAGGAGCGCGAACAGGCTCGGTCGCTCTACGCCGAGGCGCTGGAGGCCGTCGAGCGCGGGGACCTCGAGGCGGCCCAGGGGATGCTCGACGAGCTGCAGGAGGCGTACCCCGAGACGCGGCACGCCCGTCAGGCGCTTCTCGAGGCTGCCTATGTGGAGTATCGCCTGGGGCAGTACCCGCAGGCGATCGAACGGGCCGAAATCTTCCATCGCCAAGCTGCCCAGACCGAGGAGCAGGCCGACGACGAAGATCTCCGTTACGCCCTTTATCTCCGGGCCGCCGCCGCGCACGCGCTGTGGGATGCCACGGAGGGCGAAGCGGAGCGGGACGCGGCCGGGGCCCGGCGCGCCTTTGGTTACTACCGAGACATCGTCCGCGACTACCCGGAGAGCGAACGGGCCGAAGAGGCCGCCCGGCGAATGAACGAGATTCGTAGCGATGTCGCCGAGGAAGAGCTGCGTCGGGCTCGGCGCCGGCTGGACGACGGCGCTTACGCCGAGGCGGCCGAGCGTGGGGCCTGGATCGCCGAGCAGTACCCCGGGCAGCAGGCCGCCGCCGACGCCCTGGCGCTGCAGGTCGATGCCCTCGAGCGGCTGGGCCGCGAGCGCGAGGCAGAGGCCACCCGGCGCATGCTGGAGATCAAGCACCCCGATCACCCGGCGTTGCGCTAG
- the gspJ gene encoding type II secretion system minor pseudopilin GspJ — MTERRQRGFTLLELLVAVAIFAVVSAMAYGGLRTVLETRDRVEAEGQRLGELQLAQGVLARDLRQHLDRPWIDAWGDRRPALAYDALDAEPRLELITAAGREGTQQSVLRRVGYELEDGVLYRLGWTTLDGGGEDPQTRSRLAGTTEDESRRRIEAIRFTFHYQDPDGTLQETDRWPPDAALGEAGQLLALGVTLELGNGEEIPRLLSARGMDHGNGTDADLD, encoded by the coding sequence ATGACTGAGCGTCGCCAGCGCGGCTTCACCCTCCTTGAGCTCCTCGTCGCCGTCGCCATCTTCGCCGTGGTCTCGGCGATGGCCTATGGCGGCCTGCGGACCGTGCTGGAGACCCGCGACCGAGTCGAGGCGGAGGGGCAACGGCTCGGCGAACTGCAACTGGCCCAGGGGGTCCTCGCCCGGGATCTGCGTCAGCACCTGGATCGGCCGTGGATCGACGCCTGGGGCGACCGGCGTCCGGCACTGGCCTACGATGCCCTGGATGCCGAGCCCCGCCTGGAGCTGATCACCGCGGCAGGCCGTGAAGGCACGCAGCAGAGCGTATTGCGCCGGGTCGGTTACGAGTTGGAGGATGGCGTCCTGTACCGCCTGGGCTGGACCACCCTGGACGGTGGCGGGGAGGATCCGCAGACGCGCAGCCGGCTGGCCGGCACCACGGAGGACGAAAGCCGGAGGCGGATCGAAGCCATCCGCTTCACCTTTCACTATCAGGACCCGGACGGCACCCTTCAGGAGACCGACCGCTGGCCACCGGACGCTGCACTCGGCGAGGCCGGCCAGCTCCTGGCGCTCGGGGTGACCCTGGAACTGGGCAACGGGGAAGAGATCCCACGCCTCCTCTCGGCACGGGGCATGGACCATGGCAACGGAACAGACGCAGATCTGGATTGA